The nucleotide sequence AAATATCTGGTTGTGAATAtctgcaataaaataaaaattaaattttaattgtccGCTATAAGCTAAAAGATAGGGAAACTTTACATCCAAATATGTCCAGATATTGTAATCTGTGACTTTGCACTTTCCGTCCTTGAAATAGTAGTGTTTTACGTCAGGAAGGTATTTTGGATCAACATTAAGAGCATCAGCAAGATTTTTCTCAACATTCAAATTGAACTGCTTCCTGAGACGTTTATCGAGAAGAACTCCAGCTCTCACATTTCCATCATTCTGAGTAAAGGTGACATATAGTGGCTTCGGCTCAAAATGTCCTAATTCCCAAGCTTTTAGTGGATCTTTTGTAACGTACGCTTCGTTGCAGTTTGGTTCAACAACTAGTCGATAGTAGTCATCTTTTTTCCAATAAGGTACCATATCGGCCGCACTTAGAAGAAGTTTTGCATCAGCTTTTCGGAGTTTTTCAGTGAGTTCAAGTGTAGAGAGTTTTTCAGGATATTGCACTCCGATCAATTTGGCATGATCAAGGAATTGTTCGTAGGGGTCGTCATAGATAGCTGCATGGTATAGAAATTTGCAGCTCTTCAGGATTACTTTTTGGAAGAGTTCTGAAAGTTATTTTAGGATAAGCCAACGTTGAATGTTAGATTTCAATTCTGTGTTATCATTTTTGTTATATATGTCTTAATCGCGGCATATAATAAACTCTACTAATTCTTGTCTGTAATGCATACATCTTAGGTAACCGCCCGGAGGTGCCTTATCTCTGCAGTTTGTACTCGCGATTTTACTTTTTATACCGCGTGGTTGGCGTACCGATCGGACGCGTATCAGGTTGCGAATTCGAATGGCCGTAGTTGGCTCTAGAACTGGCTATAGTTCTATAGAAGTCCTTCTTAGTGAATACTAAATCGCGGGCCACCCCAAAACCCATGTCTCCTGCGCAAGGAGGCCTGTGACATCAGACTTGCACCCTATTTCACTCTCATTCTGCTTGCAAAAAACTACAATAAAGAGCCTCAGATTACATATAGATTACACTGGAAATTACCTACGGGAGACAATGGACAAgctattgcttcaaccgctaGTCTTGCGGTCGAAGGTCACTAGAGAAACGGAAGAGGCTCTGGAATGACATTGGGTTTGGCAAGCCTACCACGACGACAACGGCATTTCAAAATGGCTACATAGATACTCAAATTTTAATGCCACCTAATTTTAAGTCACTTGACATAAGATTTCGTGTTCGATTTCAAAATGTTTCCAAGTTCGAACTTGAACATCGTTCAACCATCTCGTACTTTATTGTTTCCAAAATTGTAGTTCCTTCTAtggttttcttttcaatttaacAAGGGGTCTGATGTACTAACGGTTTACCGGACGTCAGTAAGGTTTGTCACCTTATATCATTCTTTTGATTTTCATAGTTTGCATAATTCTATTAGAACTGTTTCTAAACTTCTTATCAACGTTGATGAAGTACCTAAGTTTGATCTACCGCAGAGTTTTAGGAGAAGAGAACTTTTACATCAGTTGATGTATTAGTCGTACGTAGATAACCTATTctacacttacacatttcatacaCCGATATTATAGTTATGATGACATGTTTCACTTACAAAATGGGAAGAGCTATTCAAGGCCCAAAGCTCGACGCGTTGAACTTTGCCCATTTAGCTAGTTACTAACTACTATTCACGTCGTTGTATGAATTTCATCATTATTTGCCAAATCAGCAAAATTTGGTTGTATTATCATGaagaaaattttactacttACGTGAGGTATCATGATTGAGCCAGTGATAAACGGCAGAAATTGCACCTGTCCCAGCTCCCATAAGTGTTACACAGTCACAATCGCCTTGGAATGCTCCAATATTTTCCTTAACCCACTGAAGAGCTAGTCTTTGATCCTTGAGGCCAAAATTTCCTAAACAATGCGTGTCGCCTGAACTCAGGTATCCGAATGGACCAAGACGACTTTGAACAACAACAACTATTACTCTCTCGGTATCCATAAAGTAGTCTGGTGAGAGATTCTCGGGACTCGTGTAAGAATTAGTGAATGCACCGAAACCAAAATAGACAATAACTGGTAGTTTTTCATGGGGTTTTCTGTTGCATGGTCGATATACGCTCAGGTAGAGGCAGTCTTCGTCACCTCTTACATATGAATTGCCACCATTGTAAACTTTCTGCAGACACTCGCTACGTGGATATGTAGCATCATAGGCATTTTTCCATGCATCGCAAGGAACAGGATTACAAAATCTCAGAGGTCCAACAGGTGGTTTGGCATATGGTATACTATAGAACGCTTCATAAGGCTTCTCATTTCCATTAACGACTTTCCCTTTAACGTAGCCATAATTGCATGAAACTGACACATAATCATTCACACAGTATGATCCGTGTATTATTGCGAGAcaaataaagattaacactttcATTTTCGCTGCACTAAATTCAAGAATCTACTGCACTGTTGTAGGGGAACTTCTTATTTATATAGAaactttttattacaaaattatgaACGTGGATCACGATTTAGTAATACGAAGTTATTGCCCAGCAATAGTTCCCCGACTGTTACTAATCGAACGTACTTCAACTGTTACCAAGTCTAGATATCGTTGATTGGATTGATAACTATACTAACTGCATTTTGTGTGTGTGTGCTTACCGACAAAtgacatatattttttatatttgccGCAACACGTATTCTTTTGTAGTACTACTGTCGTTCACCTTTCTTTCTGCTCTTATGGTATGCGACTAGGAACATTATCTGACACTCaagaaaatgaaataataaccaATAGCTAACCTACTAAGGCAATAATGATTTAATCTGTTACCTATTAAGCTACACGAGATTTCTTAAACATACCCTCTTGTACTGAACTCAAGTAGTGTTTTGAGGAGAACTCTTTAGCTTTGTGACGGTATCCTTGACAGTCATCCAACTTCTTTCGAAACAGTTACAAcaatataaaaaatgaaatgcacAGTGAATCCAATTGAAGGGCTACATGATATGACTCGCAATTAGGAGCTtaggagaaaataaaattaaggagTGTTGgctttttctgaaattttattcatgTCATATTGCAAACATATATACAATATCCGGATTCAATTTAATGATGTGATGAAAACTGGTTCCAAAAGGAAACCTGATCAATTTCGTAGTAATTAGATGGTTCGACAGTTGCTTGGCTGTACTCATCTCCAAAAACGACTTGAGTTTGATTTCCAAATACTTGGAACTCGCAGAAGCCGTATTTTTCAAAGTAGTATTCATCGCAAACATTCAAATCAAACCATTGATTGGGCCAACCAGTTACGGCAAAGTTAATATGTGTATCCACATAAATGtttttcatttgataatcaacggatttataatcaaaatcagGGAAGTGGGATGGAAATCTGAAGAGATAGAGGAGATCATCGCAGAATCCTGGGCCGAGATTCACATTGTAACCTCCGAGGAGTTTAGTGAAGTGACAGGGTCCGTTAAAGTTGAATTTATCGATAGATATTGGATACTT is from Phlebotomus papatasi isolate M1 chromosome 1, Ppap_2.1, whole genome shotgun sequence and encodes:
- the LOC129798809 gene encoding juvenile hormone esterase-like isoform X1 — its product is MKVLIFICLAIIHGSYCVNDYVSVSCNYGYVKGKVVNGNEKPYEAFYSIPYAKPPVGPLRFCNPVPCDAWKNAYDATYPRSECLQKVYNGGNSYVRGDEDCLYLSVYRPCNRKPHEKLPVIVYFGFGAFTNSYTSPENLSPDYFMDTERVIVVVVQSRLGPFGYLSSGDTHCLGNFGLKDQRLALQWVKENIGAFQGDCDCVTLMGAGTGAISAVYHWLNHDTSQLFQKVILKSCKFLYHAAIYDDPYEQFLDHAKLIGVQYPEKLSTLELTEKLRKADAKLLLSAADMVPYWKKDDYYRLVVEPNCNEAYVTKDPLKAWELGHFEPKPLYVTFTQNDGNVRAGVLLDKRLRKQFNLNVEKNLADALNVDPKYLPDVKHYYFKDGKCKVTDYNIWTYLDIFTTRYFEQSLYNTVKCYVRNFNTQKYPLSIDKFNFNGPNHFTKVFTGYDVNLGTGFSDDLLYLFRFPSLFMDFHYKSVDYQVKNIYVDTHINFAVTGMPTQWSHLAPCDNHNFQKNGFCEYQEFGNQTQYVNRVLHNQATVEPSCHLEFDQVYLWNQLTSHY